One window of the Trifolium pratense cultivar HEN17-A07 linkage group LG2, ARS_RC_1.1, whole genome shotgun sequence genome contains the following:
- the LOC123908190 gene encoding F-box protein 7 isoform X2: protein MASSSVPSELESILRLKTVNYFVTRRPWLDLYGVNVRPVAPFGSTSRKPYVDSSLLHRCLPDELLFEVFARMTPYDMGKASCVCRKWRYTIRNPVFWRNACLKGWQLSGAVENYKILQSKYDGSWRKMWLLRPRLRTDGLYASRNTYIRVGVAEWKVTNPVHVVCYFRYLRFFPSGKFLYKNSSQKIKDVVKCMNFRSYKADSVFGGHYTLTDDKVEAAVLYPGTRPTVLRIRMRLRGTTTGANNRMDLISLVTSGVDNNEASAYEEDILGVVEGWQDDETHNPDVPAVSHKRGMTPFVFVPFEEVETSVLNLPVEKMDYYVPG from the exons ATGGCTTCAAGTTCAG TTCCTTCTGAGCTGGAATCAATTTTGAGGTTGAAAACTGTTAACTACTTTGTTACAAGGAGGCCATGGCTCG ATCTTTATGGAGTTAATGTGAGGCCTGTTGCGCCGTTTGGAAGTACAAGTAGAAAGCCTTATGTGGATTCTTCTCTTCTACATCGTTGCTTACCGGATGAGCTTCTGTTTGAG GTCTTTGCTCGAATGACTCCATATGATATGGGAAAAGCATCCTGTGTTTGTCGAAAATGGCGGTATACAATTCGTAATCCTGTATTTTGGCGCAATGCATGCTTGAAGGGTTGGCAG CTCTCTGGAGCAGTTGAAAACTATAAGATACTTCAATCAAAATACGATGGCTCATGGCGGAAAATGTGGCTTTTACGTCCAAGGTTGCGAACTGATG GTCTTTATGCTAGTAGAAATACTTACATTCGGGTTGGAGTTGCAGAATGGAAAGTCACTAATCCAGTTCACGTG GTCTGTTATTTCCGGTATCTGAGATTTTTTCCTTCTGGGAAATTTCTTTACAAG AATTCTTCTCAAAAGATCAAGGATGTGGTGAAGTGCATGAACTTTCGGTCATACAAAGCAGACTCTGTCTTTGGTGGACACTACACATTGACAGATGACAAG GTTGAAGCTGCTGTCTTGTATCCAGGCACACGACCTACTGTTTTGAGGATACGCATGAG GTTAAGGGGAACAACTACAGGGGCTAACAATAGGATGGATTTGATCTCACTTGTCACTAGTGGTGTGGACAATAACGAGGCAAGTGCATATGAGGAGGACATTCTTGGAGTTGTTGAAGGATGGCAGGATGATGAAACCCACAACCCAGATGTGCCAGCTGTCTCTCATAAGAGGGGAATGACTCCCTTTGTCTTTGTTCCATTTGAAGAG
- the LOC123908190 gene encoding F-box protein 7 isoform X1, with protein MASSSDFALTVPSELESILRLKTVNYFVTRRPWLDLYGVNVRPVAPFGSTSRKPYVDSSLLHRCLPDELLFEVFARMTPYDMGKASCVCRKWRYTIRNPVFWRNACLKGWQLSGAVENYKILQSKYDGSWRKMWLLRPRLRTDGLYASRNTYIRVGVAEWKVTNPVHVVCYFRYLRFFPSGKFLYKNSSQKIKDVVKCMNFRSYKADSVFGGHYTLTDDKVEAAVLYPGTRPTVLRIRMRLRGTTTGANNRMDLISLVTSGVDNNEASAYEEDILGVVEGWQDDETHNPDVPAVSHKRGMTPFVFVPFEEVETSVLNLPVEKMDYYVPG; from the exons ATGGCTTCAAGTTCAG ATTTTGCTTTAACAGTTCCTTCTGAGCTGGAATCAATTTTGAGGTTGAAAACTGTTAACTACTTTGTTACAAGGAGGCCATGGCTCG ATCTTTATGGAGTTAATGTGAGGCCTGTTGCGCCGTTTGGAAGTACAAGTAGAAAGCCTTATGTGGATTCTTCTCTTCTACATCGTTGCTTACCGGATGAGCTTCTGTTTGAG GTCTTTGCTCGAATGACTCCATATGATATGGGAAAAGCATCCTGTGTTTGTCGAAAATGGCGGTATACAATTCGTAATCCTGTATTTTGGCGCAATGCATGCTTGAAGGGTTGGCAG CTCTCTGGAGCAGTTGAAAACTATAAGATACTTCAATCAAAATACGATGGCTCATGGCGGAAAATGTGGCTTTTACGTCCAAGGTTGCGAACTGATG GTCTTTATGCTAGTAGAAATACTTACATTCGGGTTGGAGTTGCAGAATGGAAAGTCACTAATCCAGTTCACGTG GTCTGTTATTTCCGGTATCTGAGATTTTTTCCTTCTGGGAAATTTCTTTACAAG AATTCTTCTCAAAAGATCAAGGATGTGGTGAAGTGCATGAACTTTCGGTCATACAAAGCAGACTCTGTCTTTGGTGGACACTACACATTGACAGATGACAAG GTTGAAGCTGCTGTCTTGTATCCAGGCACACGACCTACTGTTTTGAGGATACGCATGAG GTTAAGGGGAACAACTACAGGGGCTAACAATAGGATGGATTTGATCTCACTTGTCACTAGTGGTGTGGACAATAACGAGGCAAGTGCATATGAGGAGGACATTCTTGGAGTTGTTGAAGGATGGCAGGATGATGAAACCCACAACCCAGATGTGCCAGCTGTCTCTCATAAGAGGGGAATGACTCCCTTTGTCTTTGTTCCATTTGAAGAG